In Phocoena phocoena chromosome 8, mPhoPho1.1, whole genome shotgun sequence, the following are encoded in one genomic region:
- the LOC136127017 gene encoding LOW QUALITY PROTEIN: olfactory receptor 9I1-like (The sequence of the model RefSeq protein was modified relative to this genomic sequence to represent the inferred CDS: deleted 1 base in 1 codon) yields the protein MAENGTVVTEFILMAPLLWAELQMGLFFVFLVLYLITIGGNLGMIVLIQSDCRLQTSIYFFLSHLSFLDICYSSVIVPQLLETLGTDKMVITFEHCTTQFFFFTLCASTECFLSAVMAYDLYVTVCTPLLYATAMPPQTRLRLVARAYGGAMVNSVICTGCTFSISFCKSNHMDFFFCDLPPLLKLACSETRPRERVIYLLAFLVITTSVSVIFISYLFIIQAVLKICSAGGKAKPFSTCASHITAVALFFGTLIFIYLKGNMGKSLGEDNIASVFYTVVIPMLNPMVSSLRNKEVKEALKRVLNRVKVSQVE from the exons ATGGCAGAAAATGGCACTGTGGTGACAGAATTCATTTTGATGGCGCCCCTGCTGTGGGCAGAGCTGCAGATGGGTCTCTTCTTTGTGTTTCTGGTCCTTTATCTCATCACCATAGGAGGTAACCTGGGGATGATAGTGTTGATTCAGAGTGACTGTCGCCTCCAGACCTCCATATACTTCTTCCTCAGCCACCTTTCCTTCCTGGACATTTGCTACTCTTCTGTTATTGTCCCTCAGTTGCTGGAGACCTTGGGTACTGATAAGATGGTCATCACCTTTGAGCACTGTACCACCCAGTTCTTCTTTTTCACACTCTGTGCTAGTACTGAATGTTTCCTTTCGGCTGTGATGGCCTATGACCTCTATGTGACCGTGTGTACCCCTCTCCTCTATGCCACTGCTATGCCACCTCAGACCCGCCTGCGGCTGGTGGCTAGGGCATATGGTGGTGCCATG GTCAATTCTGTGATCTGCACTGGGTGTACCTTTTCCATCTCCTTCTGTAAGTCCAACCATatggatttcttcttttgtgacctCCCACCTCTGCTGAAGCTTGCCTGTAGTGAGACCAGACCACGAGAACGGGTGATCTACCTCTTAGCTTTCTTGGTCATTACAACCAGCGTTTCAGTGATTTTTATATCCTACCTGTTCATCATTCAGGCTGTTCTGAAGATTTGTTCAGCTGGTGGCAAAGCCAAGCCTTTCTCTACCTGTGCTTCTCACATAACTGCAGTGGCTCTTTTCTTTGGGACACTGATATTCATATACCTGAAGGGTAACATGGGAAAATCCCTTGGAGAGGACAATATTGCATCAGTATTTTACACTGTGGTCATCCCTATGCTGAACCCAATGGTCTCCAGCCTGAGGAACAAGGAAGTGAAGGAGGCTCTGAAGAGAGTTCTCAACAGGGTGAAGGTTTCCCAAGTAGAGTAA